A window of Nicotiana sylvestris chromosome 8, ASM39365v2, whole genome shotgun sequence genomic DNA:
TCCAAAAAAAAGTATGGATACTCTATTACCTAATTGTCCTCTTTTTGTGTTTGATggcaaaaataattttgaaacttGGTATCAGCAGATGAAGAAATTTTTGAAGACTATTGAATTATGGTCCACCATTGATGAAGGATTTGAGGAACTCCTAGAAGGCACGCCGTTGACGGGTGATGCAACTATGCAATTGGAGAAGAAGAGATATTTAGATTATAAGGCACGCTACTATCTCGCCATTAAGGTTAAATTGCATGTATATAAAAAATGTTTGCATGCAAAGTCATCAAAGGAGGCTTGGAAAATCTTGGTAAAGTCATATCGAAAAGTTGCATATATAAAGAAGGAGAAACTGCAAGAGTTTAGGAGTCAATTTGAGTTGGCTCGTATGAGACCAACAGAATCTATCAAAGAATTTTTTAcaagaattgaagaaatagtcGATGGTCTAAGGACCAATGGAGAAGTGTTGGAAAAGTTAAAATTGTTGAAAAAATATTGAAGTCTCTAAGATTAAAGTTTAGCAACAATAAAGTTATTCTTAAAACTACCAAAGATCTTAGCACTCTCAGACTTGACGATTTAAAAGGTAAATTGGTGACATATGAGAGATCACTAAATCAACAAAAAGATGAGACATTGGAGGATGCGTCACAAGAAAAGGGTTATCAATCAAACAAAAAAGAAGACACATTAAAGATGAAGAAAATAAATCAAGAAGGCCAAAATTCAGAAAtagaagagaaaagaagagaaggtGCATGCAATTTTTGTTGTGATAGAAATTATATTGAATGCAAAGGAAAGTCAAATAATATTCAAATtgatctttcaaaaattcattcaatTGTTAAAAAGGAAGATTTGGTTGGAAGGGACGTTCGTCCAAAGGAGGTTGGTGTTTCACCAGAAAAAGTATTTGATGGTATTGAAGATGAATCTAATAATGAAAGAAGCAAGATGGTTCATCACGAGAAATTTTCTAACGATCTATCCAAGTTTGAGACAAAATAACTTGGGATCCAGACCCACAACAATGCATGATTGTAGATTTGAAGATGCAATCAATTTCATTCCATTGTTTGAGATTACATATTTCAAGGAACAAGATGATATATCTATTGGTGTCATTACTCTACAACCAATAGAATATTCAATTGGAGTTGAATGGGTGTACAAGGAAGTAGATGATttcaaagtaaaagaaaattatattgatgatattttgaaagGATTTACCATGAGTAAAGACAAATCGTATATGAGCAGTATTCAAGATAAATTGCAGTTGACTAAAGATGGCACTCGTGATTTTATTGATGCTACATATTTTAGGAAATTGGTGAAGAGTCTAAGGTACTTGACTTCTACAAGGCTTGATGTTACTCATGGCTTGCTCAAGTTTGAAGATCTTAGTTTAAGGGAGGCTGTTGGAAATTAAACCAAGATTAATTAGTATTCATAAGTTGTCTAGGATTTGGTTTTTACTAGTTTATTTAATTTATGTCTAATTAGGATTCACAACAAAAATCATGTAGGAATAGGTTTTCTAGATTCTTGTAATGACCCGACaggtcgttttgccttttagaaccccgttcccctagATAAGACTTttcgtacttgcttttactgatttatgacttgcgggaatggttggttcgggatttagaagagtttggattgaatcggaacacttggttccccaaggttggcttaaaaggccaagtttgactttggtcaatgttttgagtaaacgatctcggaatccGGATTTGAAGATTCCAATAGATTTGTATGATAATTTCGAATATGGGCGTATGTCTGGATCGAGTTTTAGATTACCCAGGAGCATTTtggtgcctaatagtgaaagttgattccttaaggattttgaagttcttaaatatttggtttggagcggatttttgtgttatcgaggtccaAACGGAGTTTCGAGACCAAGAATAGTTCTGTATTGCCATTTAAGACTTGCATGAAAAATTTGGTGtcatccgagtagtataagtgtgtttcatcgcattggaagtaaattgaagaactcgaagttcataagtttgattaaattagttttagggggtgattcttagatttagcgttgttttggGCATTTCGAGGGTTCGAGTGAGttcgttttatgatttcaaacttgttggtatgttcgagcAGGGCCCGGGGACCCCGAGTGTCAATCAAACGAGGCTCGGGTGAAGTTGGAAAATTTAgaaaggagctgaagctccagtcttctgtcataaccgcacctacagttggtcagccgcaggtgcgagaccacagaagcggtcatGCTCTCACAGAAGTGTCCAAGGCAGGCCTAGCccaaagccgcagaagcggttttcCTCCCGCAGAAGCGGCCTAGCGGCCCAGCTGAATTTCTTCAGAAGGAGGCACttttccgcagatgcggtgggcGCAGGTGCAGCCCAGGACCGTAGATGCAGAAATCAGTGAAGTAGTGACCTTCATTTATTGCGGGTGTTAGTCATTTTTGGCTCATTTCTACTCATAAATTGGACGATTTTGGGGCTCTTGAGAGAAGATTTTCACCTAGCATCTGGAGGTAAGTTATTCCTACTTATtttgagtttaatacttgggtcTTGAGTAGATTAACACATAAAGATTAGTGAAAAATCATGGGATAAGAGTAAAACTAGGATTTtaataaaaacaagatttaactacaaaatttgttatggaataaagtagaaatcatatattcttgatccttaggttatagagaacaactttcttcaaaaatttccggaatccgggcacgtgggcccggggacggATATcaggaaacttgtgtttaggattgggaaattactttaatagttagagGGCAAATTTATAAggttgtattgactagttcctacctcgtttaattagttttggatcgttcgactccaaattgagggtttgaacacgttcttgatattggaagtacgctttggagtgaggtgagtctcctttctaaccttgtaagagggaattttccccataggtgaaataattgaataatttgaCACTAAATATGGTGGCTACATATGCACTAGGTGATGAGAGCCCGTGCGTAgccactattatgcttaagtccgggtagtctaggacccaaaagcatgctttatgtgatattcttgtaactttaTGGTCAATTTGGATTGCTTAAATCATGTTGAATGTGGTAAATGAAATTATAAAGAGGAACATCATCATCTTGACATTTTAAAGAGAAGTTGACATTTCCTTGAGTAATTGCTTCCCTGATATATTCCTGTGTGACTATTTGTTGTGTTTAATTATATTTGATCGCGTCGCATGTGTGATTCACGAGCGGgataatagatacatctatggttccctccgttcgaccctccggcagtgcacactttattttttatgttggatcggtccGTACGGCCTCGGCACTATTTGTGCATgctttttgtttggtatttttatgTGAATTGAACTTTGTTAAATGCCCTGAAATATGAATGGTTAACTGCGATATTATCAAGGAAATGACCTATCACTTCTTGCGAtaaattgttatttatttgtgacatccatgcttagcataacacttttttatattatttgaccctagtaagtgtcaagtcgacctctcgtttatatttcttcgagattagatgggatacttactgggtacatgttatttatgtactcatactacgcttctgtacttaattgtacatgatctaaggcaggtacatctggctaccaGTCTAGTGTGCATTCTTGATCGTAGTCTGAGATTCCACAGTGAGTTGCTCTCTTCCTATGCCGTTCAAcagcatgatggagtctctctttgctttttgttgtctattctatttcgcacagtaggatagatttattcttttgtatattctactagatgcccatatacttgtgacaccaggtcttggcacacacattggtagactattcttttgggatgtataattattattttacgttgctaattatcacttattttaaattcaaattaagAAATTGTTGTAACTGTTTTAGTAAAGCAAGACTAGAACTCACTAATATTTCCGTGTTGGCTTacctgacaacggtgttgggcgccatcacaacctgtagtgaaattggatcgtgacaacatagtatcagagcactaggttcacgtaggtctcacaagtcatgggcaaacctaatagagtcttgcggatcggtacatagacgtctgtacttatctttgagaggctatagggtgttagaaaactactctttattcatttcctatcgcgcaatggttggtatactaaatttccctcttctattctctcacggaTGGTGAGGATACGCACGACAGATGTTCCAGACCCAGGAAGAGCTGCTCCCCCCGTTGCTAGAAGCCGAGTTAGAGGTCAggggagggcaccggcccgagGTAGAGGATGATGGCATCCTAGAGCTGTTCCAGTAGCACCACCAGCAGATCCTGCAGGAGATCCtatcattgaggagcagggcgaggtgtcCACAACTGAGCCTACCTCGGTGGACTTTATGACAACACCGGATTtttaggaggtcatgggccgtatgctgcggttcatggacaccatgactcaggCTAGTTTATTTCCAATGGATCCAGCTACATCACGGGCAGGAGGgagagcacagacccctactgctccgGGTGCATTACTCGTGGATGGGGATCAGCCACTTGCTGTAGTGGTGCCCGAGTCCAGACCAACTGTGGATAGTGATCCGTAGAAGTTATTGGACAAATGGACCAGGCTACACCCTCTTGTCTTcgggggtgagcgtcatgaggatgcgcaggatttcattgataggtgtagAGACAAActacacaacatgaggatattggagtcacatggagttgacttcactactttccagctggagggcagggcccgtagatggtggcagtcgtATGTTCTTGGTAGGCCAtcaggttctcctcccatcacttggAGTCAGTTCACACAGTTATTCCTGAACAGGTATAtcccaccctctgagagggaagagctacggtatcagtttgagcatcttgagcagggtcagatATCTGTGACCAACTATAGGGCGCGATTTTCTGAGTTATCCCACCACGCactgatgatacttcctactgacgcagagagggtgcggaggttcaTTGCAGGATTGCATTCTAGCATTAGGGccaacatggcccgagaggtggagatggggacTCCTTAACAACTAGTAGTGtagattgctcggaggattgagggctaccgtcTGAGAGGTAGAGAGCAGGAGCAACAGGACAAGAGGGCCCGATTCtccggagagttcagaggtgccccgaCTAGGGGCAGGGTCCCCAGTCTATGGTAGGGTTCTTCTAGTTCCTATTTCAGTGCTATGCTAGAGAGTTCATACCGTCCACGAGCTATTCAGAGTTCCTCCGAtgggtattcaggccatcagggCCAGGCTTCCAGATAGTAGGCTATGGTGCCGAGgggttgttacgagtgtggagatccgGGTCGCATGAAGAAGACCTTCCCCAGACTTCGGGCAAGGCAATACAGCAAGGTTAGCAGCCCATAATTTCAGCATCGGTTGCCCAGCCTCCCAGAGGTGGGGCACAGATGGGTAGGGgctgtcctagaggtggaggccaggcggagagaggtcagtcagctactactcagtcaggtggaggccatcCATCTggcgctccagccagattctatgaCCTTCCGTCCAGACCAGATacattggcctcagatgccgttatcacatgtattatttccgtttgtggtagagatgcttcggtgctatttgattcagggtctacctattcatatgtgtcatctctgtttgctcattttctGGTTGTTCCTCGTGAGCCTTTGGGCACTACTGTTCACGTGTCCACTTTTGtgggcgattct
This region includes:
- the LOC138875541 gene encoding uncharacterized protein — protein: MDTLLPNCPLFVFDGKNNFETWYQQMKKFLKTIELWSTIDEGFEELLEGTPLTGDATMQLEKKRYLDYKARYYLAIKVKLHVYKKCLHAKSSKEAWKILVKSYRKVAYIKKEKLQEFRSQFELARMRPTESIKEFFTRIEEIVDGLRTNGEVLEKLDDLKGKLVTYERSLNQQKDETLEDASQEKGYQSNKKEDTLKMKKINQEGQNSEIEEKRREGACNFCCDRNYIECKGKSNNIQIDLSKIHSIVKKEDLVGRDVRPKEVGVSPEKVFDGIEDESNNERSKMVHHEKFSNDLSKFETK